A section of the Gloeobacter violaceus PCC 7421 genome encodes:
- a CDS encoding acetaldehyde dehydrogenase ExaC: protein MVVAAPAASASESIFKPRYDNFIGGQWRAPLKGQYTDNITPVNGRVLCQVPRSTVEDIELALDAAHAARESWGALSAAERSNILLKIADRMEANLHKLAVAETWDNGKPIRETTGADVPLAVDHFRYFAGCIRAQEGSISEIDGNTIAYHFPEPLGVVGQIIPWNFPILMAAWKLAPALAAGNCVVLKPAGPTPASILVWLEVVGDLLPAGVLNVVIGPGPEVGKALAASKRVAKVAFTGETETGRQIMQYAAQNIVPVTLELGGKSPNLFFADVMNADDDFLDKAVEGFVMFAFNQGEVCTCPSRALVHESIYEKFIDRAVRRVASIKQGNPLDPETMLGAQVSQAQMEKIARYVELGKQEGAEVLIGGERNSEPGEGLAGGYYYKPTVMKGHNQMRIFQEEIFGPVLAVTTFKDAEEAVRIANDTPYGLGAGVWSRDINTAYRVGRGIQAGRVWVNCYHVYPAHAAFGGYKASGVGRETHKMMLSHYQQTKNLLVSYDTKPQGFF from the coding sequence ATGGTAGTTGCAGCTCCAGCGGCGTCCGCAAGCGAATCGATTTTCAAACCCCGTTACGACAATTTCATCGGCGGTCAGTGGCGAGCACCGCTCAAAGGGCAGTACACCGACAACATCACACCCGTCAACGGCCGGGTACTCTGCCAGGTGCCCCGCTCGACGGTCGAGGACATCGAACTGGCCCTTGACGCCGCCCACGCGGCGCGCGAAAGCTGGGGGGCGCTTTCGGCGGCCGAGCGCTCGAACATTTTGCTCAAGATCGCCGATCGCATGGAAGCGAATCTGCACAAGCTGGCGGTGGCCGAGACCTGGGACAACGGCAAACCGATCCGCGAGACCACCGGCGCCGACGTGCCGCTCGCTGTCGATCACTTCCGCTACTTCGCCGGGTGCATCCGGGCGCAGGAAGGTTCGATCAGCGAAATCGACGGCAACACAATCGCCTACCACTTCCCGGAACCGCTGGGGGTGGTGGGGCAGATTATTCCCTGGAACTTTCCGATCTTGATGGCGGCCTGGAAACTGGCCCCGGCCTTGGCGGCGGGCAACTGCGTGGTGCTCAAGCCCGCCGGTCCCACCCCCGCCTCGATTCTGGTGTGGCTGGAGGTCGTGGGCGACTTGCTCCCGGCCGGGGTGCTCAACGTCGTCATCGGCCCCGGTCCCGAGGTGGGCAAGGCCCTTGCCGCCAGCAAGCGCGTCGCCAAGGTGGCTTTCACCGGCGAGACGGAGACCGGCCGCCAAATCATGCAGTACGCGGCCCAAAACATCGTGCCGGTGACCCTCGAACTGGGCGGCAAATCGCCGAATCTGTTTTTTGCCGATGTCATGAACGCCGACGACGACTTTCTCGATAAGGCCGTCGAAGGCTTTGTGATGTTCGCCTTCAACCAGGGCGAGGTGTGCACCTGCCCGTCGCGCGCCCTGGTGCACGAGTCGATATACGAAAAATTCATCGACCGGGCCGTCCGGCGTGTGGCAAGCATCAAACAGGGCAATCCCCTCGACCCCGAGACGATGCTGGGCGCCCAGGTCTCCCAGGCCCAAATGGAAAAAATCGCCCGCTACGTCGAATTGGGCAAGCAGGAAGGGGCCGAGGTGCTCATCGGCGGCGAGCGCAACAGTGAACCGGGCGAAGGGCTCGCTGGGGGCTACTACTACAAGCCGACGGTGATGAAGGGCCACAACCAGATGCGCATCTTCCAGGAAGAAATCTTCGGGCCGGTGCTCGCGGTGACGACCTTCAAAGATGCCGAGGAGGCGGTGCGCATCGCCAACGACACCCCCTACGGCCTTGGGGCGGGCGTCTGGTCGCGCGACATCAACACCGCCTACCGGGTCGGCCGCGGCATCCAGGCCGGTCGCGTCTGGGTGAACTGCTATCACGTCTACCCGGCCCACGCCGCTTTTGGCGGCTACAAAGCGAGCGGCGTCGGCCGCGAGACCCACAAGATGATGCTGAGCCATTACCAGCAGACCAAAAACCTGCTGGTGAGCTACGACACCAAGCCCCAGGGCTTCTTCTGA
- the rimM gene encoding ribosome maturation factor RimM (Essential for efficient processing of 16S rRNA) produces MQQWLEIGKVVAAQGLRGEVRVQPATDFAERLTRPGARLVGRSLDDGRVFRLQSGRAIPGKDLFVCRFEGVEERNAAEKLVGSTLWIGAAERPVLAAGEFWLPDLMGVRVFRQDTGEAIGEVSDMTRAGNDLLVIRLSGGKTVMVPFVHALVPVVDLEAGRIEVVAIPGLLDPEAAEADEA; encoded by the coding sequence GTGCAGCAATGGCTTGAGATCGGCAAAGTCGTCGCTGCCCAGGGTCTGCGCGGCGAGGTGCGCGTGCAGCCGGCGACGGACTTTGCCGAGCGGCTCACCCGCCCGGGAGCGCGCCTGGTGGGCCGCTCGCTCGACGATGGCCGGGTGTTCCGATTGCAAAGTGGCCGGGCTATACCGGGGAAGGATCTGTTTGTCTGCCGCTTCGAGGGTGTCGAGGAGCGCAACGCCGCCGAAAAGCTGGTGGGCTCCACCCTCTGGATCGGCGCCGCCGAGCGGCCGGTGCTGGCTGCGGGCGAATTCTGGCTGCCGGATCTGATGGGAGTGAGGGTATTTCGTCAGGATACCGGTGAAGCAATCGGTGAGGTCAGTGATATGACGCGGGCGGGCAATGATTTGCTGGTCATTCGATTGAGCGGCGGGAAGACAGTGATGGTGCCCTTTGTCCATGCACTGGTGCCGGTGGTCGATCTGGAAGCGGGGCGCATCGAGGTGGTTGCGATACCGGGTCTGCTCGATCCGGAGGCGGCGGAAGCCGACGAAGCGTAA
- a CDS encoding site-2 protease family protein — protein MQEVTQKKGAIRAGSLFGIPFFIDVSWFLILAFVTWSYGSALGAQHPEWGTLVPWLTGFVSALLLFASVLLHELGHSFAAIAQGIRVQSISLFLFGGVAQIERESRSPWGALVVALAGPLVSIALFGLFYGLEQALSLAGPAGAVVSLLAMVNLALAIFNMLPGLPLDGGNVLKALVWGVTGNQYKGIRFAGITGQGVGVLMMLGGLFVIGNFNGLWFAIIGWFVFSNARRYSEYARVQGRLSGLTAVQAAVRTEPAVPAHASLRSFADLYALGSSQVSFLVTDYDGRLVGRIDRGALLRQPTEIWAITPVSAVMQPVDASETVAADQPLDEVLTRLQEKRLPRIPVLQPSGLLVGQVRIEDIQRFFARKEPLRLAS, from the coding sequence ATGCAAGAGGTCACGCAGAAAAAAGGCGCCATTCGGGCGGGCAGCCTGTTTGGGATTCCATTTTTCATCGATGTGTCCTGGTTTTTGATCTTGGCGTTTGTGACCTGGTCCTACGGCTCGGCCCTGGGCGCCCAGCACCCCGAGTGGGGCACTCTTGTGCCGTGGCTGACCGGTTTCGTCTCGGCGCTGCTGCTGTTTGCCTCGGTGCTGCTGCACGAGTTGGGCCACAGCTTTGCCGCCATCGCCCAGGGCATCCGGGTGCAGTCGATTAGTTTGTTTTTGTTCGGCGGTGTCGCCCAGATCGAGCGCGAGTCCCGCTCGCCGTGGGGAGCGCTCGTGGTCGCCCTGGCGGGTCCACTGGTGAGCATTGCCCTGTTCGGGCTGTTTTACGGACTTGAGCAGGCGCTGTCCCTGGCGGGTCCCGCGGGCGCGGTGGTGAGCTTGCTTGCCATGGTCAACCTGGCGCTTGCCATCTTCAACATGCTGCCCGGTCTGCCGCTTGACGGCGGCAACGTCCTCAAGGCGCTGGTCTGGGGTGTGACCGGCAACCAGTACAAGGGCATCCGCTTTGCCGGCATCACCGGTCAGGGGGTCGGCGTATTGATGATGCTGGGGGGGTTGTTCGTGATCGGCAACTTCAACGGCCTGTGGTTTGCGATTATCGGCTGGTTCGTCTTCAGCAACGCTCGCCGCTACAGCGAGTACGCCCGCGTCCAGGGACGGCTGAGCGGCCTGACCGCCGTGCAGGCGGCCGTGCGCACCGAACCGGCGGTACCGGCCCACGCAAGCCTGCGCTCCTTCGCGGACCTGTACGCGCTGGGCAGTTCCCAGGTGAGCTTTCTGGTCACCGACTACGACGGTCGCCTGGTGGGCCGCATTGACCGGGGCGCCCTGTTGCGGCAGCCGACCGAGATCTGGGCAATCACCCCGGTCAGCGCAGTGATGCAGCCGGTGGATGCGAGCGAGACGGTCGCTGCCGACCAGCCCCTCGACGAAGTGCTGACCCGATTGCAGGAGAAGCGCCTGCCGCGCATCCCTGTCTTGCAGCCGAGCGGTCTGTTGGTGGGCCAGGTGCGTATAGAAGATATCCAGCGGTTCTTTGCGCGTAAAGAACCGCTGCGCCTGGCCAGTTAG
- a CDS encoding peptidylprolyl isomerase, producing MRLLKLCLGFTLLAALGGCTGAPPKSDRAGAEPVAVPAEYANFPRLTGKALVELTTTQGPITIVLDGDRAPINAGNFIDLVQKGVYTGTAFNRFEKGYLVQVSDPQGKNDGGYLDPATGKIRRVPIEIIPEGASQPVYGKTLRQAGIPEKIFPVMRHLPGAVGLAHTEKDPNSGSTQFYITYANNEMVNPRGNFLDGRYTVFGYVVDGLTNAEKLRIGDKILSAKVVLGTEKFQPSAAGK from the coding sequence GTGAGATTGTTGAAGTTGTGTTTGGGCTTTACCCTGCTTGCCGCCCTGGGCGGCTGCACCGGCGCCCCCCCAAAATCCGACCGGGCCGGAGCCGAACCGGTTGCCGTTCCTGCCGAATACGCCAATTTTCCCCGGTTGACGGGTAAAGCCCTGGTCGAATTGACCACCACCCAGGGGCCGATCACCATCGTCCTCGACGGCGACCGCGCCCCGATCAACGCCGGCAACTTTATCGATCTGGTGCAAAAGGGCGTCTACACGGGCACGGCCTTCAATCGCTTCGAAAAGGGTTACCTGGTGCAGGTGAGCGATCCCCAGGGCAAAAACGACGGCGGCTACCTCGATCCGGCCACCGGCAAGATCCGGCGGGTGCCCATCGAGATCATTCCTGAGGGTGCCTCCCAGCCGGTTTACGGCAAGACCCTCCGCCAGGCGGGGATCCCCGAGAAGATTTTCCCGGTGATGCGCCACTTGCCCGGAGCGGTCGGTCTGGCGCACACCGAAAAAGACCCCAACTCCGGTTCGACCCAGTTTTATATCACCTACGCCAACAACGAAATGGTCAACCCGCGCGGCAACTTCCTGGATGGGCGCTACACGGTCTTCGGTTACGTGGTGGATGGTCTGACCAACGCCGAGAAACTGCGCATCGGCGATAAGATCCTCTCTGCAAAGGTGGTTCTGGGGACCGAAAAGTTCCAGCCCTCCGCTGCCGGTAAATAA
- a CDS encoding TIGR03032 family protein, with translation MTTSNTNTAATTDAANASAGEAPVTFVHSPSFAELLDRLGVTLALTTYQAGKLCFISTYQNRLRLLMRTYNKAMGLFPHDQGMVLATRNQIWSFVKAPELLAAHYPDRDYDNLYLPQCSFVTGDVAAHDVFLLDGEIHLVNTLFSCLARVSRTRSFVPTWKPSFISRLAPEDRCHFNSVALDNGRPRYAVALGATDYAAGWRADKNNGGCAIDIASNEVIYKGFAMPHSPRLYQRQLWVLNSGRGELGTLDVQAGKWQPIVQLPGFLRGLGIWGWYAFVGLSKVREKATFGGTPIDNSGSLQCGVQVVNLKTGTVEAWLTFDTGIEEIYDVQLINGCRHPFVLGFQKEDINRVFNYQNP, from the coding sequence ATGACCACAAGCAATACGAACACCGCCGCCACCACCGATGCCGCCAACGCCAGTGCCGGTGAGGCTCCGGTCACCTTTGTCCACTCTCCGAGTTTTGCGGAATTGCTCGACCGGCTCGGCGTCACCCTGGCCCTCACCACCTACCAGGCGGGCAAGCTCTGCTTTATCAGCACCTATCAAAACCGGCTGCGCCTGTTGATGCGTACCTACAACAAGGCGATGGGCCTGTTCCCCCACGATCAGGGCATGGTGCTCGCTACTCGCAACCAGATCTGGTCGTTTGTCAAAGCGCCTGAACTGCTCGCCGCTCACTATCCCGACCGTGACTACGACAATCTCTACTTGCCGCAGTGCTCGTTTGTGACCGGCGATGTGGCCGCCCACGACGTGTTTTTGCTGGATGGCGAAATTCATCTGGTTAATACGCTGTTTTCCTGTCTGGCGCGCGTCAGCCGGACCCGCAGCTTTGTGCCCACCTGGAAACCCAGCTTTATCAGCCGTCTGGCGCCGGAGGACCGCTGCCACTTCAACAGCGTCGCTCTCGATAACGGCAGACCGCGCTACGCCGTCGCCCTCGGGGCAACCGACTACGCCGCCGGTTGGCGGGCCGACAAAAATAACGGCGGCTGCGCCATCGATATTGCGAGCAACGAGGTGATTTACAAGGGGTTTGCCATGCCCCACTCGCCCAGGCTCTACCAGCGCCAACTCTGGGTGCTCAACTCCGGACGGGGCGAACTGGGCACCCTCGATGTCCAGGCGGGCAAATGGCAGCCGATTGTGCAGTTGCCGGGTTTTTTGCGGGGTCTGGGCATCTGGGGCTGGTACGCCTTTGTGGGTCTGTCGAAGGTGCGCGAGAAGGCCACCTTTGGCGGTACGCCCATCGACAACAGCGGCAGCCTCCAGTGCGGCGTGCAGGTGGTCAATCTCAAGACGGGTACCGTCGAAGCCTGGCTCACCTTTGACACCGGTATCGAAGAAATCTACGACGTGCAGCTCATCAACGGCTGCCGCCACCCGTTCGTGCTCGGCTTCCAAAAGGAGGACATCAACCGGGTCTTCAACTATCAGAACCCATGA
- a CDS encoding ribonuclease HII has protein sequence MDEVGRGALAGCVVAAAVVLPPDIPLAALAGITDSKLLDRPRREALHERILALASAVGIGSASVGEIDRLNILRATALAMGRALHRVAPVEHVLVDGLPVAELGITQTAIVGGDRTSLSIAAASIVAKVTRDRWMERLDRRFAGFGWATNAGYGTAFHREALARLGVTPLHRRSFAPVRLVVQKNLFDEPPPGGHFVE, from the coding sequence GTGGACGAGGTCGGCCGCGGTGCCCTGGCCGGTTGTGTGGTGGCGGCGGCGGTGGTGTTGCCGCCGGATATACCCCTTGCGGCCCTCGCCGGGATCACCGATTCGAAGTTGCTCGATCGCCCCCGCCGCGAAGCGCTCCACGAGCGCATCCTGGCCCTGGCATCGGCGGTGGGCATCGGCAGCGCCTCCGTGGGCGAGATCGACCGGCTCAATATCTTGCGGGCGACCGCCCTTGCCATGGGCCGCGCCCTGCACCGGGTGGCCCCGGTCGAGCATGTCCTGGTGGACGGGTTGCCGGTGGCCGAACTGGGAATCACCCAGACCGCCATCGTCGGTGGAGACCGCACCAGCCTCAGTATTGCCGCCGCTTCGATCGTGGCCAAGGTGACCCGCGATCGGTGGATGGAGCGGCTGGACCGGCGCTTTGCGGGCTTCGGTTGGGCCACCAACGCCGGTTACGGTACCGCCTTTCACCGCGAAGCGCTGGCTCGATTGGGAGTTACCCCTCTGCACCGGCGCAGCTTCGCCCCGGTGCGCCTGGTGGTCCAAAAGAATTTGTTCGATGAACCGCCGCCGGGCGGGCATTTCGTTGAATAG
- the ppk1 gene encoding polyphosphate kinase 1, with the protein MSETSITDSVETKIGLDDPALLINRELSWLEFNSRVLDEALDERNPLLERLKFLAIFSSNLDEFFMVRVSGLKQQVELGLTNKTPDGLGPQAQLDAIAHRLRPLLETQTMALRTQILPRLAEEGIRICDYGEIKILPRQQERLQRYFEEQVFPVLTPLAVDPGHPFPYISNLSLSLAVLVRDPVSRKELFARVKVPQGLPRLVPLGIPNQFVSLEEVIGAHLDQLFPGMEVLSRHPFRLTRNSDLEMAEEEAEDLLLTIEQSVRNRRFGEAVRLEITPQMPVHVRARLLEELELDEQDVYEINGLLDLRCLWQLAGLERPDLKHRPFSAQVPPDFRNPQLDIFQLIRQGDRLVHHPYDSFAATVERFVSAAADDPDVLTIKQTLYRTSGDSPIVRALIRAAENGKQVAVLVELKARFDEENNINWARALERAGVHVVYGLVGLKTHAKALLVVRREKGHIRRYVHLATGNYNSKTANLYTDYGLFSCRPDLGADVTDLFNYLTGYSHQTHYRKLLVAPARMRDQFVELIDREIAARSPEAPGRIIAKMNSLVDPILIRALCRASQAGVHIDLIVRGICCLRPGYAEVSENIRVISIVGRLLEHSRVFYFGNAGNSEVYIGSADWMPRNLDRRVEVMTPVEEPRLREELVAFLNLLLSDNRQSWELQTNGAYARRQALPGEIEISSQQVLIDRALSR; encoded by the coding sequence ATGAGCGAGACTTCCATCACAGACAGCGTTGAAACTAAAATTGGGCTGGACGACCCGGCGCTTCTGATTAACCGGGAACTCAGTTGGCTCGAATTTAATTCCCGGGTGCTCGACGAAGCGCTCGACGAGCGCAACCCGCTGTTGGAGCGGCTCAAGTTTCTGGCCATCTTCAGCAGCAACCTGGATGAATTTTTCATGGTGCGCGTCTCGGGCCTCAAGCAACAGGTCGAATTGGGTTTGACGAACAAAACCCCCGACGGTCTTGGACCGCAGGCGCAGCTCGACGCCATCGCCCACCGGCTGCGGCCGTTGCTCGAGACCCAGACGATGGCGCTGCGCACCCAGATTTTGCCGAGGCTCGCCGAAGAGGGCATCCGCATCTGCGACTACGGCGAGATCAAGATTCTGCCCCGGCAGCAGGAGCGGCTGCAGCGTTACTTCGAGGAGCAGGTCTTCCCGGTGCTCACCCCGCTTGCGGTCGATCCGGGTCACCCGTTTCCGTACATCTCCAACTTGAGCCTGTCCCTGGCGGTGCTGGTGCGCGATCCGGTGAGCCGCAAGGAACTGTTCGCCCGCGTCAAGGTACCCCAGGGGCTGCCGCGTCTGGTGCCGCTCGGGATTCCCAATCAGTTCGTTTCGCTTGAAGAGGTGATCGGTGCCCACCTCGACCAGCTGTTTCCGGGCATGGAAGTCCTCAGCCGGCATCCGTTTCGGCTCACGCGCAACAGCGATCTGGAAATGGCCGAGGAAGAAGCCGAAGATCTGCTGCTCACCATCGAGCAGTCGGTGCGCAATCGCCGCTTCGGCGAAGCGGTGCGTCTGGAGATTACCCCCCAGATGCCGGTTCACGTGCGTGCGCGCCTGCTCGAAGAACTCGAACTGGACGAGCAGGACGTCTATGAAATCAACGGCTTGCTCGATTTGCGCTGTCTTTGGCAACTGGCCGGGCTGGAGAGGCCCGATCTCAAGCACCGGCCCTTTAGCGCCCAGGTGCCGCCCGATTTTCGCAACCCTCAACTCGATATCTTTCAGCTCATCCGCCAGGGCGACCGGCTGGTGCACCACCCCTACGATTCGTTTGCCGCCACCGTCGAGCGCTTCGTCTCGGCGGCGGCGGACGATCCGGACGTGCTCACCATCAAGCAGACCCTGTACCGCACCTCCGGCGACTCGCCTATCGTGCGCGCCTTGATTCGCGCCGCTGAAAACGGCAAGCAGGTGGCGGTGCTGGTGGAACTCAAAGCCCGCTTCGACGAAGAGAACAACATCAACTGGGCGCGAGCCCTGGAGCGCGCCGGGGTGCACGTCGTCTACGGCCTGGTGGGTCTTAAGACCCACGCCAAGGCGCTGTTGGTGGTCCGCCGCGAAAAAGGCCACATCCGTCGCTACGTGCATCTGGCCACCGGCAACTACAACTCCAAAACCGCCAATCTCTACACCGACTACGGTCTATTTAGCTGCAGGCCGGATCTGGGGGCCGACGTCACCGATTTGTTCAACTATCTGACCGGCTACTCCCACCAGACCCATTACCGCAAGCTGCTGGTCGCTCCTGCCCGCATGCGCGACCAATTTGTCGAACTGATCGACCGCGAGATTGCCGCGCGCTCCCCCGAGGCTCCCGGGCGGATCATCGCCAAGATGAATTCCCTGGTCGACCCGATTTTGATCCGGGCGCTGTGCCGGGCTTCCCAGGCCGGGGTGCACATCGATCTGATTGTGCGCGGCATCTGCTGTCTGCGGCCGGGCTATGCCGAGGTGAGCGAAAATATTCGCGTCATCAGCATCGTGGGCCGCCTGCTCGAACATTCGCGGGTGTTCTACTTCGGCAACGCCGGCAACAGCGAAGTCTACATCGGCTCTGCTGACTGGATGCCCCGCAATCTCGATCGGCGCGTCGAGGTGATGACCCCTGTCGAAGAGCCGCGCCTGCGCGAGGAACTGGTCGCTTTTTTGAATCTGCTGCTCAGCGACAACCGCCAGAGCTGGGAGTTGCAGACCAACGGCGCCTACGCCCGCCGTCAGGCGTTGCCCGGTGAAATCGAAATCAGCTCCCAGCAGGTGCTCATCGACCGGGCGCTCAGCCGCTGA
- a CDS encoding Rne/Rng family ribonuclease, whose amino-acid sequence MPKQIIIAEQYRLAAVFAEDQIQELIVASGNHQVGDIYLGIVENVLPSIDAAFVNIGNPERNGFIHVTDLGQIRLRRSSASISELVTPQQKVLVQVMKEPTGNKGPRLTGNVSLPGRFLVLMPFGRGVNLSRRIRDDDERNRLRALAVLIKPPGMGLLVRTEAAGMDEQGVLEDLESLLKQWEKIQKQTAETRAPALLNRDEDFIQRILRDAYGAQVNRIVVDSHVGVKRVKQHLLNWNGGRMPQGVYVEHHREPSSILDYFRVNAAIREALRPRVDLPSGGYIIIEPTEALTVIDVNSGSFTRSATSRETVLWTNCEAATEIARQLRLRNIAGIIIIDFIDMDARRDQLQVLEHFSKALKADKSRPQIAQLTELGLVEITRKRQGQSIYEIFGKPCPTCDGLGITTHLPGTRHEPGTEALPTFAPSAEELEGFEGEGFAGAGAGGEYEEEESSDLDLTAHPVFRNDRRRLPMERRPAAPPPAGNGAPGGTAGGRNRRRRGRGGNGRGGPEEGLGRPAIETGEPVPGASPPSPAARAPEAEPAEAAPSMPGYGGYEDRHDEGAQPTQPPIEAPEMPIDHIPAAEQEVLAYMGLPAELLSGPAITSGNTSILSVRPPSPDKPEDEGGEEGEGDPRRRRRRRTTRSKAPEAQNTPEPVPANPEE is encoded by the coding sequence ATGCCCAAGCAAATCATCATCGCGGAACAATACCGTCTGGCGGCGGTATTTGCAGAAGATCAAATTCAAGAACTCATCGTCGCCTCCGGCAACCACCAGGTCGGAGACATTTACCTGGGCATCGTTGAGAACGTGCTGCCCAGCATCGACGCCGCTTTCGTCAACATCGGCAATCCCGAACGCAACGGCTTCATCCACGTCACCGACCTCGGTCAGATCCGGTTGCGCCGCTCCTCCGCTTCGATTAGCGAACTGGTCACCCCCCAGCAAAAAGTGCTCGTCCAGGTGATGAAGGAGCCCACCGGCAACAAAGGTCCGCGCTTGACCGGCAACGTCAGCCTGCCGGGACGCTTTTTGGTGTTGATGCCCTTCGGCCGGGGCGTCAACCTCTCGCGGCGCATCCGCGACGACGACGAGCGCAATCGCCTGCGTGCCCTGGCGGTGCTCATCAAACCCCCGGGCATGGGCCTGCTGGTGCGTACCGAGGCGGCCGGCATGGACGAGCAGGGCGTTCTCGAAGATCTCGAAAGCCTGCTCAAGCAGTGGGAGAAAATTCAGAAGCAGACCGCCGAGACCCGGGCTCCGGCCTTGCTCAACCGCGACGAGGACTTTATTCAACGCATCTTGCGCGACGCCTACGGCGCCCAGGTCAACCGCATCGTGGTGGATTCCCACGTCGGGGTCAAGCGTGTCAAGCAGCACCTGCTCAACTGGAACGGCGGGCGCATGCCCCAGGGCGTCTACGTCGAGCACCACCGCGAGCCCAGTTCGATTCTCGATTACTTTCGGGTCAACGCGGCAATTCGCGAGGCGCTGCGGCCCCGCGTCGATTTGCCCTCCGGCGGTTACATCATCATCGAGCCCACCGAGGCGCTCACGGTGATCGACGTCAACTCCGGTTCCTTCACCCGCTCGGCGACTTCACGCGAGACGGTGCTGTGGACCAACTGCGAGGCGGCCACCGAAATCGCCCGCCAACTGCGGTTGCGCAACATCGCGGGCATCATCATCATCGACTTTATCGACATGGACGCGCGCCGCGACCAGTTGCAGGTGCTGGAGCACTTCTCCAAGGCGCTCAAAGCCGACAAGTCGCGCCCGCAGATCGCTCAGCTCACCGAACTGGGCCTTGTCGAGATCACCCGCAAGCGTCAGGGCCAGAGCATCTACGAGATCTTCGGCAAGCCCTGCCCCACCTGCGACGGCCTCGGCATCACCACCCACCTGCCCGGCACTCGCCACGAGCCAGGCACCGAGGCTCTACCCACCTTTGCCCCGTCCGCCGAGGAACTGGAAGGCTTCGAAGGTGAAGGATTTGCCGGGGCCGGGGCCGGCGGCGAGTACGAAGAGGAAGAATCGTCGGATCTCGACCTCACGGCCCATCCGGTTTTTCGCAACGACCGGCGCCGCCTGCCGATGGAGCGCCGACCGGCGGCGCCACCGCCGGCCGGCAACGGTGCCCCGGGCGGAACCGCCGGTGGACGCAACCGCCGCCGCCGCGGCCGGGGCGGCAACGGCCGCGGCGGGCCGGAGGAGGGCCTGGGACGTCCCGCGATCGAGACGGGCGAACCGGTTCCCGGCGCGTCCCCGCCTTCGCCGGCCGCCCGTGCGCCCGAGGCCGAACCGGCGGAGGCAGCGCCTTCGATGCCAGGCTACGGCGGCTACGAAGATCGCCACGACGAAGGCGCCCAACCGACGCAGCCTCCGATCGAAGCGCCCGAGATGCCCATCGACCACATCCCTGCCGCCGAGCAGGAAGTGCTCGCCTACATGGGGCTGCCCGCCGAGCTGTTGAGCGGTCCGGCCATCACCTCGGGCAACACCTCGATCCTCTCGGTCCGGCCGCCCAGTCCCGACAAACCCGAAGACGAAGGGGGCGAGGAGGGCGAGGGCGATCCGCGCCGCCGCCGCCGCCGCCGCACCACCCGCAGCAAAGCCCCCGAGGCGCAGAACACCCCGGAGCCGGTTCCCGCCAATCCGGAGGAATAA